From Coccinella septempunctata chromosome 4, icCocSept1.1, whole genome shotgun sequence, a single genomic window includes:
- the LOC123311557 gene encoding uncharacterized protein LOC123311557 yields MRQRQSRAISKNHVLRKFCLENSRRDLIRRNSCASFVIQICTFLILSISHFAITIYILELRVLIFVLQLILESIPIVYLLHLYSPIWMFRTVQILYQEFKNFISFPPTRGTEGALIKTFLSRFEIEEHFERRFVCCSFPFLKAGSTAYQKVLGIQNRSGKRSDLSILSNL; encoded by the exons ATGCGCCAGCGACAGTCGCGCGCAATCTCTAAAAATCATGTGTTAAGAAAATTCTGCCTAGAAAATTCCAGAAGGGATTTGATCAGGAGAAACTCATGTGCTTCCTTTGTGATTCAGATTTGTACCTTTTTAATTTTATCTATATCTCATTTCGCAATTACTATCTACATCCTGGAATTGAGGGTGTTAATATTCGTTCTTCAGTTAATAC TTGAGAGTATACCTATAGTGTATCTGCTCCATTTGTATTCACCGATTTGGATGTTCcgaactgtacaaatactgtaTCAGGAATTCAAGAATTTTATTAGCTTTCCTCCTACAAGGG GGACTGAGGGAGCTCTCATAAAGACTTTCCTCTCAAGATTTGAAATTGAAGAACATTTTGAAAGGAGATTTGTATGCTGTTCTTTTCCATTTCTCAAGGCAGGATCCACCGCCTATCAAAAGGTGCTTGGAATTCAAAATCGATCAGGAAAAAGGTCAGATCTGTCCATTTTGAGCAATTTGTAG